The following coding sequences lie in one Arachis hypogaea cultivar Tifrunner chromosome 4, arahy.Tifrunner.gnm2.J5K5, whole genome shotgun sequence genomic window:
- the LOC112797370 gene encoding ATP-dependent Clp protease proteolytic subunit 3, chloroplastic has translation MEACAAATYGAASTCTPLNFTFSHGRTKSLLHSQIPIPSKKGTGKSFSIVSASRRTLSSNWLVSDDDFSASTTSPWLPRLEELDTTNMLLRQRIIFLGSQVDDMTADFIISQLLFLDADDPKKDIKLFINSPGGSVTAGMGIYDAMKLCKADVSTVCVGLAASMGAFILASGTKGKRYCMPNSRVMIHQPLGTAGGKATDMSIRIREMAYHKIKINKILSKITGKSVDQIDLDTDRDNFMNPWEAKEYGLVDEVIDDGKPGLVAPIADSSPPPRTRVWELWKIEGSRKAKKNLPSEHKFLEEAYKKVQGGDDDKGTEQENEAPAAV, from the exons ATGGAAGCATGTGCAGCAGCAACTTATGGTGCGGCCTCAACGTGCACCCCACTTAACTTCACCTTCAGccatggaagaaccaaatcccTCTTACACTCCCAAATTCCCATTCCCTCCAAGAAAGGAACGGGAAAATCCTTCTCCATTGTTAGCGCCTCAAGACGAACCTTGTCTTCCAACTGGCTTGTCTCCGATGATGACTTCTCTGCTTCTACGACTTCTCCATGGCTTCCCAGACTCGAAGAACTTGACACTACCAATATGCTTCTCCGCCAAAGGATTATCTTTTTGGGTTCTCAG GTGGATGATATGACTGCTGATTTCATCATTAGTCAGCTCCTCTTTTTGGATGCTGATGACCCAAAAAAAGACATAAAGTTGTTTATAAATTCACCTGGTGGTTCTGTCACTGCTG GAATGGGTATTTACGATGCCATGAAGTTATGCAAAGCAGATGTGTCAACAGTTTGTGTAGGGCTTGCGGCATCAATGGGTGCATTTATCCTTGCGTCTGGTACTAAAGGGAAGCGCTATTGTATGCCAAATTCAAGAGTTATGATCCATCAGCCACTTGGAACTGCTGGTGGAAAA GCTACTGACATGAGCATTCGGATAAGAGAAATGGCATATCACAAGATTAAGATAAACAAGATACTATCAAAGATTACTGGGAAGTCTGTAGATCAG ATAGACTTGGACACTGATCGTGATAATTTTATGAATCCTTGGGAAGCTAAGGAATATGGTTTAGTTGACGAAGTTATAGATGACGGAAAGCCCGGGCTAGTTGCACCGATTGCAGACTCGTCACCACCACCAAGAACTCGGGTGTGGGAGCTATGGAAGATTGAAGGAAGCCGAAAAGCGAAGAAGAATTTGCCATCAGAGCATAAGTTTTTAGAGGAAGCATACAAAAAGGTTCAGGGAGGTGATGATGACAAAGGCACTGAACAGGAAAACGAAGCACCTGCTGCTGTATGA
- the LOC112797371 gene encoding uncharacterized protein codes for MAGIRLQPEDSDASQQQARAVAADLVSDDDRSVAADSWSIKSEYGSTLDDDQRHADAAEALNNANLPPPSDYSSDKDEPDADAVSSMLGFQSYWDAAYAGELTNFREHGHAGEVWFGADVMEVVASWTKDLCVDISQGRIPNHVDDVKAEASELGNKVLSSWSVLDIGTGNGLLLQELAKQGFSDLTGTDYSEGAISLAQSVANRDGFSDIKFLVDDVLATKLEQEFQLVMDKGTLDAIGLHPDGPVKRMMYWDSVAKLVAPGGVLVITSCNSTKDELIQEVESFNRRKIAAAQEVEGAKDDESCRDPIFQYLSHVRTYPTFMFGGSVGSRVATVAFLRK; via the exons atgGCCGGAATCCGTTTGCAGCCAGAGGACTCCGACGCCTCACAGCAACAAGCTCGAGCGGTGGCCGCTGATCTGGTCTCCGACGACGACCGCTCCGTCGCCGCCGACTCCTGGTCTATCAAGAGCGAGTACGGTAGCACACTCGACGACGACCAGCGCCACGCCGACGCCGCCGAAGCTCTCAACAACGCCAACCTCCCCCCTCCCTCCGACTACAG TTCTGACAAGGATGAGCCTGATGCTGATGCAGTTTCTTCCATGCTGGGTTTTCAGAGCTATTGGGATGCTGCCTATGCAGGCGAGCTTACAAATTTTCGTGAACATGGCCATGCTGGTGAAGTTTG GTTTGGGGCTGATGTGATGGAAGTAGTTGCATCTTGGACAAAAGACTTGTGCGTTGACATCTCTCAAGGCCGCATACCAAATCATGTTGATGATGTCAAAGCTGAAGCTAGTGAATTAGGAAATAAAGTTTTGTCTAGTTGGAGTGTACTTGACATTGGGACAGGCAATGGTTTGCTTCTCCAAGAATTAGCTAAACAAGG GTTCTCTGATTTGACTGGTACGGATTATAGTGAAGGGGCTATCAGCCTTGCTCAAAGCGTTGCTAATCGTGATGGATTTTCTGACATCAAATTTTTG GTCGATGATGTCCTGGCGACAAAGTTGGAACAAGAGTTTCAACTTGTCATGGATAAGGGGACGCTAGATGCTATTGGATTGCATCCTGATGGTCCTGTCAAGAG AATGATGTATTGGGATTCTGTTGCGAAGTTAGTTGCACCTGGTGGAGTACTT GTGATTACATCGTGCAACAGCACAAAGGATGAGCTGATACAAGAAGTGGAAAGTTTCAACAGACGAAAAATCGCTGCTGCTCAGGAAGTAGAGGGAGCCAAGGACGACGAATCATGCAGAGATCCTATATTCCAATACTTAAGTCATGTCCGCACATATCCGACATTCATGTTTGGTGGATCTGTAGGCTCGCGCGTGGCGACTGTGGCATTTCTTCGGAAATGA